A section of the Mycobacterium sp. 3519A genome encodes:
- a CDS encoding SRPBCC family protein: protein MKIENEFTVSVPIEDAWDVLTDLEQVIPLMPGAQMTGRDGDDVLGKVKVKVGPVTSEFSGKVHFVEQDREQHRAVIDGKGKEARGTGNAAATVTAQLHDEGNHTRVTVDTDLKVVGKLAQFGSGMLQQVSEKLLGQFVESLEAKLAEDKAPAAAPEVNAPAQPASQPAAEPIDLIQLAGGDALKRYTPLVVAALALAVIVLVLGRRRKR from the coding sequence ATGAAGATCGAAAACGAGTTCACCGTCAGTGTCCCCATCGAGGACGCTTGGGATGTCCTCACCGATCTCGAACAAGTGATCCCGCTGATGCCGGGGGCGCAGATGACGGGCCGTGACGGCGACGACGTGCTCGGCAAGGTGAAGGTCAAGGTGGGCCCGGTGACCAGCGAGTTCAGCGGCAAGGTCCACTTCGTCGAGCAGGACCGCGAGCAGCACCGTGCGGTCATCGACGGTAAGGGCAAGGAGGCGCGCGGCACCGGCAACGCCGCAGCGACCGTCACGGCCCAACTGCACGACGAGGGTAACCACACCCGCGTCACCGTCGACACCGACCTCAAGGTGGTCGGCAAGCTCGCTCAGTTCGGAAGCGGTATGTTGCAACAGGTTTCGGAGAAGCTGCTGGGCCAGTTCGTCGAATCGCTGGAGGCGAAGCTGGCCGAAGACAAGGCGCCCGCCGCCGCCCCCGAGGTCAACGCACCGGCCCAGCCCGCGAGTCAGCCCGCCGCCGAGCCCATCGACCTGATCCAACTCGCCGGCGGCGACGCGCTGAAGCGATACACACCGCTGGTGGTGGCCGCCCTCGCGTTGGCCGTCATCGTGTTGGTGCTGGGCAGGCGCCGCAAGCGATGA
- a CDS encoding alcohol dehydrogenase catalytic domain-containing protein — protein sequence MATHKAVHVASANAPLTLVDVETPAPGPGRVRIAVAACGVCGTDHGFVAGGFPDISWPLTPGHEIAGTIAELGDGVEGFAVGDRVAVGWFGGNCNRCIPCRQGKFMQCVNGEVPSWHYPGGYAESVVAPATALARIPDELSFAEAAPMGCAGVTTYNALRRTKAVAGDRVAVLGVGGLGHLGVQWARAMGFETIAIARGADKEANARELGAHHYVDSRAVDVAEALVDLGGAAVVLATAANSEAMAQTVGGLAPEGELVIVGVTADPLPISPMQLIAPGVSVQGHPSGTSRDVEETMAFAVLSGVRAWIEERPLAEAVDAYAAMEEGRARYRMVLTM from the coding sequence ATGGCCACTCACAAAGCTGTCCACGTGGCGTCGGCGAACGCGCCGCTGACCCTCGTCGACGTCGAGACGCCCGCTCCCGGCCCAGGCCGTGTCCGCATCGCCGTCGCCGCGTGCGGGGTGTGCGGAACAGACCACGGTTTCGTCGCCGGCGGCTTTCCCGACATCAGCTGGCCGCTGACACCTGGCCACGAGATTGCGGGCACCATCGCGGAACTGGGCGACGGTGTCGAGGGGTTCGCCGTCGGCGACCGGGTGGCCGTCGGCTGGTTCGGCGGCAACTGCAACCGCTGCATCCCCTGCCGCCAGGGCAAATTCATGCAGTGCGTGAACGGGGAGGTGCCGAGTTGGCACTATCCGGGCGGTTACGCGGAGTCGGTGGTCGCACCCGCCACCGCGCTGGCGCGGATCCCCGACGAGTTGTCGTTCGCTGAGGCCGCGCCGATGGGTTGTGCGGGGGTGACGACGTACAACGCGCTGCGACGGACCAAGGCCGTCGCGGGCGACCGCGTCGCGGTGCTCGGCGTCGGCGGGCTTGGGCATCTCGGCGTGCAGTGGGCCAGGGCCATGGGGTTCGAGACCATCGCGATCGCCCGCGGCGCCGACAAGGAAGCCAACGCCCGCGAACTGGGCGCACACCATTACGTCGATTCCCGCGCCGTCGACGTCGCCGAGGCGTTGGTCGACCTCGGTGGCGCCGCGGTGGTGCTCGCGACGGCCGCCAACTCCGAAGCGATGGCGCAGACGGTCGGCGGCCTGGCCCCCGAGGGTGAACTGGTCATCGTCGGCGTCACCGCGGACCCGCTGCCGATCTCACCGATGCAGCTGATCGCCCCCGGCGTTTCGGTACAGGGCCATCCGTCCGGCACGTCCCGCGATGTCGAGGAGACCATGGCTTTCGCGGTGCTGAGCGGGGTGCGCGCGTGGATCGAGGAGCGGCCGCTGGCCGAGGCCGTTGACGCGTACGCGGCGATGGAGGAGGGTCGCGCGCGCTATCGCATGGTGCTGACGATGTGA
- a CDS encoding VTT domain-containing protein, whose product MNLHLAAADQLALMPDFLDPIKLIGYFGTWALVGLLVVIFVESGVLFPVLPGDTLLFVAGMLAAGTAAAGQANFTLWQLLVFIPIAAILGGQVGYFIGRYVGTHMFKPNARILKQRYLDEAHAFFEQRGPFAIVIARFVPIVRTLAPITAGAARMGYATFTLFNVIGAVVWGIGLTLLGYGLGQFDIIQKLLEPIFILIAVASVTPMIIEWYKRRRAAKRAGEPAPEA is encoded by the coding sequence ATGAACCTTCACCTGGCGGCTGCGGACCAGCTGGCGCTGATGCCGGACTTCCTGGATCCGATCAAGCTCATCGGCTACTTCGGCACGTGGGCGCTGGTCGGCCTGCTGGTCGTCATCTTCGTCGAATCCGGCGTGCTGTTCCCGGTGTTGCCAGGCGACACGCTGCTGTTCGTCGCGGGAATGCTCGCCGCAGGCACGGCCGCCGCCGGTCAGGCCAACTTCACGCTGTGGCAGCTACTGGTTTTCATCCCGATCGCCGCCATCCTCGGTGGACAGGTGGGCTACTTCATCGGCCGGTACGTGGGCACCCACATGTTCAAGCCCAACGCGCGCATTCTCAAGCAGCGCTATCTGGACGAGGCGCATGCGTTCTTCGAACAGCGCGGGCCGTTCGCGATCGTGATCGCCAGGTTCGTGCCGATCGTGCGGACGCTGGCACCCATCACCGCGGGCGCCGCCAGGATGGGGTACGCCACGTTCACGTTGTTCAACGTCATCGGCGCGGTGGTCTGGGGTATCGGCCTGACCCTGCTCGGATACGGGCTCGGTCAGTTCGACATCATCCAGAAGCTGCTCGAGCCGATCTTCATCCTGATCGCAGTCGCGTCCGTGACGCCGATGATCATCGAGTGGTACAAGCGGCGCCGGGCAGCCAAGCGGGCGGGTGAACCCGCGCCGGAGGCCTAG
- the fbaA gene encoding class II fructose-bisphosphate aldolase — protein MPIATPEVYAEMLGRAKEHSFAFPAINCTSSETINAALKGFADAGSDGIIQFSTGGAEFGSGLGIKDMVTGAVALAEFAHVVADKYPITVALHTDHCPKDKLDSYVKPLLAISQQRVSEGRNPLFQSHMWDGSAVPIDENLDIARELLKEASAARIILEIEIGVVGGEEDGVAHEINDKLYTTPEDFEKTIDALGTGEHGKYLLAATFGNVHGVYKPGNVKLRPDILEQGQQVAAAKLGLAEGAKPFDFVFHGGSGSLKSEIEDSLKYGVVKMNVDTDTQYAFTRPIAGHMFSNYDGVLKIDGEVGNKKVYDPRSYLKKAEASMSERVVEACNDLHSAGRSVSAG, from the coding sequence ATGCCCATCGCAACGCCCGAGGTGTACGCGGAGATGCTGGGTCGAGCCAAGGAACACTCGTTCGCGTTCCCGGCGATCAACTGCACGTCGTCGGAGACCATCAACGCCGCGCTCAAGGGGTTCGCCGATGCCGGCAGCGACGGCATCATCCAATTCTCTACTGGCGGAGCCGAATTCGGCTCCGGGTTGGGTATCAAGGACATGGTGACCGGTGCCGTCGCGCTTGCCGAGTTCGCGCACGTCGTCGCCGACAAATACCCAATCACCGTCGCCCTGCACACCGACCACTGCCCGAAGGACAAGCTGGACAGCTACGTCAAGCCGCTGCTGGCGATTTCGCAGCAGCGGGTGTCCGAGGGTCGCAACCCGCTGTTCCAGTCGCACATGTGGGACGGGTCTGCGGTGCCTATCGACGAAAATCTCGACATCGCCCGCGAACTGCTCAAGGAGGCGTCGGCAGCGCGGATCATCCTCGAGATCGAAATCGGTGTGGTCGGTGGCGAAGAGGACGGCGTCGCTCACGAGATCAACGACAAGCTGTACACCACGCCCGAGGATTTCGAGAAGACCATCGACGCGCTGGGCACCGGCGAGCACGGTAAGTATCTGCTGGCCGCGACGTTCGGCAACGTGCACGGTGTCTACAAACCGGGCAACGTCAAACTGCGTCCCGACATCCTCGAGCAGGGCCAGCAGGTCGCCGCGGCCAAGCTCGGATTGGCCGAGGGCGCAAAGCCTTTCGACTTCGTATTCCACGGCGGATCCGGATCGCTTAAGTCGGAGATCGAGGACTCGCTCAAATACGGCGTGGTGAAGATGAACGTCGACACCGACACCCAATACGCGTTCACCCGTCCGATCGCGGGCCACATGTTCAGCAACTACGACGGTGTGCTGAAGATCGACGGCGAGGTCGGCAACAAGAAGGTCTACGATCCGCGCAGCTACCTGAAGAAAGCCGAGGCGTCGATGAGTGAGCGGGTGGTGGAGGCGTGCAATGACCTTCACAGTGCCGGCCGGTCGGTTTCGGCGGGTTAG
- a CDS encoding VWA domain-containing protein: protein MTTPLLLRGVDIAAFAVALVQRLHRNSVAVSPSGPTAFVDVLRRQWPRTRTQLYWHARLTLVNRVEDLAAFDAVFEAVFADAVLGVDPPGLKRSLGTTAAADAGVPGRENPVAEGNLPWSTLPASVTASDTHETEVGIPDTLPSRFVARVDEPFDRFDAADLRQLGDWLERAANSWPQRRSLRREPHQHGKRIDMRETLKASRTTGWEPMRLARTRARRHPRRIVMACDVSQSMRQYATVYLHLMRAAALRQKGIRPEVFAFSTSLTRLTAALANRSAEVALAKANAKVTDRYGGTHLGRCVADLVGGSHGNALRGAVVIIASDGWDSDPPEILEHALARVRRRAHKLVWLNPRAAQPEFRPLAASMAAALPYCDLLLPAHSVTGLRELFTALTD, encoded by the coding sequence ATGACCACGCCGCTGCTGCTGCGGGGCGTCGACATCGCCGCCTTCGCCGTCGCCCTCGTGCAGCGGCTGCACCGCAATTCAGTAGCGGTATCACCAAGCGGTCCAACCGCATTCGTCGACGTACTGCGCCGGCAATGGCCGCGCACCCGGACACAGCTGTACTGGCACGCGCGGCTGACGCTGGTGAACCGCGTCGAGGACCTGGCCGCGTTCGACGCGGTGTTCGAGGCCGTGTTCGCCGATGCGGTGCTCGGTGTCGACCCGCCCGGGCTGAAGCGCAGCCTCGGCACCACGGCCGCAGCCGACGCGGGCGTGCCCGGTCGCGAGAACCCGGTCGCCGAAGGGAATCTGCCGTGGAGCACGCTGCCCGCGTCGGTGACGGCATCCGACACCCACGAGACCGAGGTGGGCATCCCCGACACGCTGCCAAGCCGCTTCGTCGCGCGGGTCGACGAACCGTTCGACCGGTTCGACGCGGCCGACCTGCGTCAGCTCGGCGACTGGCTGGAACGGGCGGCAAACAGTTGGCCGCAGCGCCGCAGCCTTCGTCGCGAACCGCATCAGCACGGCAAGCGCATCGACATGCGCGAGACGTTGAAAGCCTCACGCACCACGGGCTGGGAGCCGATGCGGCTGGCCCGTACCCGCGCCCGGCGCCACCCCCGTCGAATCGTGATGGCGTGTGACGTCAGCCAGTCGATGCGCCAGTACGCCACCGTGTATCTGCATCTGATGCGGGCAGCGGCGCTGCGGCAGAAGGGGATTCGTCCGGAGGTCTTCGCGTTCTCGACGTCGCTGACACGATTGACCGCGGCGCTGGCGAATCGGTCGGCCGAGGTGGCGTTGGCCAAGGCCAACGCGAAGGTCACCGACCGCTACGGCGGCACGCATCTGGGGCGCTGTGTCGCCGATCTGGTCGGCGGCTCGCACGGCAACGCGCTACGCGGCGCGGTGGTGATCATCGCCTCCGACGGCTGGGACAGCGACCCGCCGGAGATCCTCGAGCACGCGCTGGCCCGGGTGCGTCGGCGCGCTCACAAGCTGGTGTGGCTCAACCCGCGCGCCGCGCAACCGGAGTTTCGGCCGCTGGCCGCGTCGATGGCCGCGGCGCTGCCGTACTGCGACCTGTTGCTGCCCGCGCATTCCGTCACCGGACTACGTGAGCTGTTCACCGCGTTGACCGACTAG